In Dioscorea cayenensis subsp. rotundata cultivar TDr96_F1 unplaced genomic scaffold, TDr96_F1_v2_PseudoChromosome.rev07_lg8_w22 25.fasta BLBR01000910.1, whole genome shotgun sequence, the genomic window ttaactcgTAAACATATGGAAAAATTATACGTATATAATTAACTCGGTAAAAAGATACGTTGATCATGAATCTAAATTAATGATTAAACATATGTTATCATCTtatgttattaataatttagaaatttttttgttatttacaaTCATTGTACACATAATGAGAACCCAAAAGGCGgtgaaaaaaagtcaaaaagatGGTAATGCTCGATAGCGAGACATAGAAAAAAATGCATGTGCCTTTAAAAATTTGCCATTGATCccgatttttatgtttaaaccaaaGAGGAAcattttattcataatcattgtACATAATGAGAGCACACTTTAATATCAAAgggaatttaaaaataaaaaggagtaCATCAAGTGACATGAAATCAATGAGAGGCCTCACATTGACCtcaaagtttttctttctttatagaCGCCATACAAGTTaaggaaatgaaaaacaaatacacagtaacaaatataacaaagaTTACAAAGTAGAACAAGATAAACAACACTAACAAGGGATAACTAACTGGCCTTTAACACTCACTATTCTAGAAGGGTGATTTTGGCACATGTTGAATCTTGTACCAATCTTCCCCTGCTTCCCTCCGCAACCTGAGCATGAGCTCTAGGGACATGTTATACAACACCAATTCCTGAAGGCTCTTCACATGTTGGAAATCTGGAAACACTTTCAGCATCTTGCATGAACTTAATTTTAGGAAAGCAAGCTTGGGCATTGCACCTCTCTCTACCCTCCACTCCTCAAGATTGGGCATTGCGTCGTCATCCCACAAGCTGTCAATGAACAGACTTTTCAAACTAGGGAATCCACCGATGAGAGCATACCATGGTTTTTCCCAAGATACACATTTCCCAAGAATTTGAGAGTAACAAGGTATTGTAACCTCTCCAATTTGGGCATTGGGTCTTGCTCTAATCTAGAATACATCAGCTCAAGCTTGGTGAGACAAGTTGGGGAATTTCAGATACTGAGCCCTCCTTTCTCCAAAATCCAAATAACGTCAACGAGAGGAGGTGGTTATGAAATGGCAAGTCCTTGGTGTTGATCTCTATAGAGCAATCTCTTGCGGCCTGTATACACAAGCTGATAAGATGGTGTAGTCCACAGAGTAGATGGGTTAGCATTGGTCCCTGGTGTTCCTCATCAATAAACACTTTCAACTTCCTAAGGTTGGGAAACCTTCAGTTTATTGTTTTATAGGATCCGAATGCTACATTCTCAAGTGTGAGGAGATTTTTTAGCTCAAGACTTTGTGGTGGGTTGCACCGCAAGACTTGTACATGTCTTAGTGTCTTCATCTTCCATAGTGTGATTGGTATCTCTCTTCCATGACTTAGAAGAACAGTTTCTAAGGATTGAAAGTTTCCTATCGACGATGGTAGGTAATTAACATCGCCCAGCCTTAAATAACGTAAATGGATCAAGAGCTTGATCTGTTTTGGTAATCTTATTGACTCAGTCAAATCAAGCACCCTTAGAAGCTTAAATCTAAATATTGGAGAATCAATTGAAAGATAACGTAGACCAAATGCCATCAAAGTCCTGAGTCCATGCATTGTATAGACTCTAGAGATTTCATTGATCTTGGTGTCATTGATATTGTGGAAAGCCACATGGCGAGACGACGTCAAATAAGTTGGTTGATCATTTTCATTGGAACAAACTGTAAGGAAGATGTCTTTCTTAGCTGTAGATCTTGTAAAATCCAGTAGTAGATCATGGACGCCACATTTCTTCACACTCCCATTGTTTTTCCTCATATTTACATGAATCAAGCTCCTCTGAATCAACTCCTCTAAAATAGCTTCCCCTGTATCCTCCATGGTCTTTCTTTCTTCCTGTGGTATGAAGCCTTCTGCAATCCATTGCCAGATTAACTCATTGCCAGAGATCTCATAATCCTTAGGGTAAGCGcccaaataaagaaaacatgatttcaTATGATACGGAAGATCTTCATAGCTCAAAGCAAGTATTTCTTGGCATTGTCTTCCTTCTGCCGCCCAATCCATCGTCTCCAACACTCTTCGCCACACAACAGGTGTTTTGTCTTTTATAGATAGGAGACCTCCAAGAACAACTAAAGCCAGAGATAGGCCACCGCATTTGTCCATGAGACGAAGGCCGATATCAAGCAATTCATTGGTGAAATTTGCCTCAACATCTTCATAAGGCTTTGCCTTCTTGAGAAGAAGCTTCATACTCTCATCATCATTCAAAAGCGGAAGTTGGTACGGAGTGCTTCTTGGATCTGCTCCCTTTGCAACATTAAGAAACCGAGTGGTGATTAAGACCCTACTTCCATTGTTCACATCCGGAAAACTTCTTTGCATCTGATTCCATACATCCTCTCGCCAAATATCATCCAATACAATAAGAAACCTTTGTGCTCTTAGTGAGTCATTAAGCATGTCTATGAAATCATTTTCTGTCATTTTCTCCAACTTCTCCTTTTCAATCTGACGAACTTCTTCAAACATCTTTCTAAGAAGCTCCATTAAACTATTTTCTTGAGAGACTGTTACCCAAATGCGCTTGTCGAAATGATTGCTAAGACCACCATAGGCTTGTAGAGTTTCCATGCAAGGGTTGTTTTGCCAAGACCACCAGTACCAACTATGCTAATGACACAAAgcctttgttgttgttgatccATCAGTTGTCCCAGTAGGATTTTCTGATCATTAAAGAGCCCAACTACATCAGCATCATCAGAATATTGATATAAGAAATGGCATCTCCTTATTATGGATATTAAGTTGGAAGCATCTCCATCCTCACTCAAGTTTTGAATCCCATAGGCTTCTCTACTAACCTTGATCTCATTAAGCCTTTCTTTTATCTTACCAATCTCCACACCAACATTATGCCTTGCTATCAACGCGCTTGGTTTAAACCTATTAAAAAAAGTGTTAAATCAAAAATAGGAAATTTTGGTTCATGTGTGGAAGTGGAGCCATGGATGGAGAAATTCTTAAGAGGAaaggataaataataataataataataataataataataataataaattcaaatattcaaactaggttatatatatataacattccTCCATGATAATATTACgtaatatactttatatataaatatataaagcattctttattgaaaataataagatgagttttttttattttaaattttaaatttgataattttgaaTAATCATCTCCATTTATCTCAATtactttgtgatttatttttttacgatAATGACAAGTGTCGTTAAGGGATTAACAACTCCAAATGTGCACCAGTTACGATGATTTAATGATCATCCCACGATAGTAAATTGCTACCATACAACCCTAgaaggataaaaaataaaatttcttccaCTAAAAACCCACTGAACAATGCATAAATAGTACTGatacaatatataaaaatggaGTTTCAACTTCACACCTACCCATACACTGGCTAAGTACATAACCCgctgttttctattttttttttttttttaataaaaacctaacCCCTTGTACTAAGCAAATAtttattagtgataaaatttctaaaaatctttcttctctcttaatatatatattattgaattgTTTTCAATCAATTTAGTCCTGctctataatttaaaattgattcaggtgtttttctttattatttacatgaattaaaaaaaattatcaaccgCCTTTCTTGACTACTTCAAAGGAATCCCCCTTGTGATGCATTTGTTTCATAGAAAATCTGAAATCGAATTCTAAAATTTGTTCatagaaaattcaaaattaaacctCAAAACTCAGACAAGGTGACGATATAATTGTTACTTTTACTTActttaatggaaaaaaaaaaagctacttTATTCTTACCAGTATTTGATGCGACTCAGCCAACCATTGGACTGATGATTCACCTTAATGAGGAAAGTATCAATGGCGTCTTCAGCTTGGTAAGCAACTTGTATTACTTCATTCACCCAGTTCTTCACCCTTTcatctctctttccttttgcaTCAGCGTCCTTGAGAAAGCATTTAATCCAACGGAGCTCTCTTTCCATCCACTCCACCTCATCACGCAATCCATACAACAACCAGAATTCTTGAGACAAGAGCCCGGCAAGCCTGGTTACCACCTGTGAAACAGCGGATTCAGCCATCTCCCTCTCACACTCTCCACTGCTCTCTCTCACACTGTCCCTCTCTTGATTCACTGATTGCAAGAGATGAAAATCAGTTTTTTCTTTCCATTAATTTGAAGATAGTACAATTGATGACGGCTTCAAATCAACGCAGAATATTGAAAAGCAGGAAGGAATAAAGGAGTGCTTTGatcatggatgatttctttaTTCATCCAAGCAAGTCACATTGAAAATCAGACATATATCAACCGAGCAAGCACCAACCAAAGCTATTAGGATTTCATTTAAAACTGATTGACGATAAGTATAATGTTATACATAGAAGCATAAAATCAGGCCATTGAATCCCTCCTTCCTCATAACATGATCAAAATAGGGCACAATTGTCAAGATAACAATCCCACATAAATTACTTTAAAGTGAATATGAACctattgatgaaaaaaaaggaaaaatataacacaacataaacaataaacaactaGCACACCTCAAAGTACAGGTTTTTGCAAGCGGCCACTCAGGTAAAACTTTTCCCAAGTCAACACATCCCAAGCTAAATCTTGCATGCTCACCACACCATATTTGATCTTCTGTTAAACACACAAAAAGCAAATGAATTTAGTATATACATCATAAAATTCAATCTTATAAcaagaaaaaaccaaacaagCAAACCAACTTGGACTAAATAAAACCTTGCCCCTCCATTCCACAAATGGATTGAAGCACACTCCCACACCAATCCCATTTGAAATCCGAGTGAtctaaacacataaaaaaagcAGGGATAAACCTAGATTGAGATGATGGATCAATTGTAGTAGAGCTCGAGGCCGATGCCGTCGTGAATCTCGTAGTCCTTGAGAGTGATATGGTCCTTGTAGATGTTGTACCACTTCTGGATGCGGATCTTGTCGTCCCTCGTTCCCGTTTGGGCGGCCATCAGCTTCTTCAGTTTCTTCAAGAATGAGATGCAAGATAAGGGCAAAGTTGAAATCGGAGGCATGAATCGAGGTGTACCTCCAGTGATGGGGATTTTGGAGAGGAGTTTGGCGAAGTTGTTCTTAGCGATGCGGAGCTCGGCGTTCTCTTCGCGAATGGCTTCGAGCTTGTCGGTGATGGGAAGCTCAAGGGATCGGCGATGGGAAGCCACGATCGAGAAGAATCCCGCGAGGATGCCGTCGTCGGCCGTGGCTTCGCCGGCAACGGTGCCGCCGAAGGAGGCGCTGAGGGAGAGATCGCTGGGGTTGGAGCACAAAGGCGGCAGGGTTTGGTTGGGGCTCAAGCGAATGatgtattatttttgttcattttttaaaattattttattttaattattttttattattttaataaaattactttttagtccctcttcTGAAAAACTTTCCAGAACTactactatttttttctctatttaacaaattaatcaatttatcaAACTAGAGGAACAGCCTGGGCTAGAGAAATAAGTCAAAAGTATTGCCAAATTGGATGATGAGGGAAACATGGCAAGGTTTGTGATCCTCTAACTTGCCTTCTATCTCAGCCCAATCAGGTAGAGAAGCATagtatatcttttttttttattttttttatttatcaattagtGTTTGTATTATGGATGGTTAATCAATAGCAATGTACATTGTAGACAATTCCAATCTAAGCAAGATGCattgtaacaaaaattcaaccctttaattgaaattgataattttctttcacAAGTTATGAGGATGCGCCTATTATAGCTAATTTAATGTACATATTCAAACTATGATTAACAAAACCAATCAGACAACAAAAACAATCACAtattaaacaaaacaatctATATCAATGTCacaatgtactcaatttttcATCTAAATGGAATGTATTGTAACAAAAGTTTCacctttttcaatcaaaaacaatcaGTTAACTTGAAGTAGACTTTCAAACCATTAGCAGCAAAACAATCACATTTTGAGCAAAATTTTCAACATCAGCCACATTGTACTCAATTGAtagtttttcatcaaaaacattCACATTGTAAGTACTCTTGATCTCCAATTAGTGCAGCCAATGCCAAAGTCATTTATTTGTGGCATGAATTTTCTATTTCCTGATTATAATAATTGCATTCATTCCATTGATtatactaaatacaaaaaaaaattatgataagaaGCAACAAACTTtaaatttcattgattatatgaAATTTACAAGAGCAACAATTTGTTCTTCATAACTGTTGTACATATTAAACAAAATGATAATGGGTTGAACTTGCTTCTTTACATAGTATTTAAGAAGTTTGACATAAAATAAACCCTACTATAGAAAAGCCAACCCTAGACAACTGTTTTGTTACTTCAGAGTTAAGGATTAGTTACGACGAATAATCATGCTTTTGCTATATTAAGAATTCTCGAGCTTCAAATGTTGTCCTGGACTCATCGACTTGGTTCTTTATTTTTGCttctactttttttcttttcaatggcCTATTATTCCTTCTTGCCCCGACCATCACAAACACTAAAGAATAAATGTCACTAACAAAAACAGATCAATGATATGCTAAGTCTGGGTTTAAACTTTGAATAGATCTTATAATCAGTTAACTAGAAGTGATGATTAATAAAGTAGAATGGGGAGCTTCCCTTCCAACGATAACTCCACTAGATTGAGCACTGTAGAACATATAAGAAACAAATTTCCGCATTTTGTAACTAGGACATTGTCTCAAATTTATTCAAGACAATATATGTATGGCGGCCCTTATTGTTATGTTTACCAGGTGAATCACATTTGAGAGTAATTAACATTGCATTATATCCATTAATTAGTTCATGTTATGGAATCTTCAAGTTGAGGGAAGAAGAgcgggcgaacccactagagacccctgtgcgtgcacaagcctcggtggaacaagtgagGACGGGGTCGCGCTCACGTGGccgctggaaccacccgtacacaaccactattcacaactaccagaaatgtgccctcagccgagaatcgaactctcaccactctgtgagagctctatcggcgacccatgtaccaatagacccgaaggtcgttggcatATGGAATCTTCAAGTTAGCTCATTGGACTAAGGCTGCATAGATGTGGAGCGAGAAGTGCATGGGAGAAGGACGATTGGTG contains:
- the LOC120255248 gene encoding LOW QUALITY PROTEIN: probable disease resistance protein RXW24L (The sequence of the model RefSeq protein was modified relative to this genomic sequence to represent the inferred CDS: deleted 2 bases in 1 codon) translates to MAESAVSQVVTRLAGLLSQEFWLLYGLRDEVEWMERELRWIKCFLKDADAKGKRDERVKNWVNEVIQVAYQAEDAIDTFLIKVNHQSNGWLSRIKYWFKPSALIARHNVGVEIGKIKERLNEIKVSREAYGIQNLSEDGDASNLISIIRRCHFLYQYSDDADVVGLFNDQKILLGQLMDQQQQRLCVISIVGTGGLGKTTLAWKLYKPMVVLAIISTSAFGTVSQENSLMELLRKMFEEVRQIEKEKLEKMTENDFIDMLNDSLRAQRFLIVLDDIWREDVWNQMQRSFPDVNNGSRVLITTRFLNVAKGADPRSTPYQLPLLNDDESMKLLLKKAKPYEDVEANFTNELLDIGLRLMDKCGGLSLALVVLGGLLSIKDKTPVVWRRVLETMDWAAEGRQCQEILALSYEDLPYHMKSCFLYLGAYPKDYEISGNELIWQWIAEGFIPQEERKTMEDTGEAILEELIQRSLIHVNMRKNNGSVKKCGVHDLLLDFTRSTAKKDIFLTVCSNENDQPTYLTSSRHVAFHNINDTKINEISRVYTMHGLRTLMAFGLRYLSIDSPIFRFKLLRVLDLTESIRLPKQIKLLIHLRYLRLGDVNYLPSSIGNFQSLETVLLSHGREIPITLWKMKTLRHVQVLRCNPPQSLELKNLLTLENVAFGSYKTIN